Proteins encoded in a region of the Streptomyces sp. NBC_00310 genome:
- a CDS encoding ABC transporter substrate-binding protein yields MKRRTALQASIGVMVTLTLAACGGGQTDSGSGGSAGPVNLTIALSSAPNSLDPAQVAVGPFLNYMDPAYATLLTRKPDGTLGAGLADKWGYVGKKNTKFELHLRKGLKFADGTPLTAADVVNSFTYFQKGSGPAAAWFRPLTFATPDSSTVLITSPTPNPDMGTLFTPPYMGGAIISPAGLKAPKKLASTTFGAGPYVYSAQQSVSGDHYVYVPNKNFYDQSAIHFKKITVRVMPNVNSQVQALKSGQIDLMYGTPDVAPTVKGTKGITTLQKPTTWAGLFLLDREGTVVKGLGDERVRQALNFAVDRSAITKAVYGDYGTPVSQPQMPGYDGYSTAAADMYPYDPAKAKKLLKEAGYAKGLTIPVNYGSFDPSTAKMVQAVQGQLAKVGVKLKLRAATNFGGWINDLLTKKYAATVLSPGTGGEPNFYAQQPPFTKTGIMNLFGVADPEVEAAYARLAGSDPKSSAAASKDLTDVIVRKALALPISGTDTIAMYNSKLRGVKFPEGGAQLTSNTLWTTR; encoded by the coding sequence ATGAAGAGAAGAACCGCCCTCCAGGCCTCCATCGGCGTGATGGTCACGCTCACGCTCGCCGCCTGCGGCGGTGGACAGACCGACAGCGGCAGCGGCGGCAGCGCCGGCCCGGTGAACCTGACCATCGCCCTGTCCTCGGCACCCAACAGCCTGGACCCCGCCCAGGTCGCCGTCGGGCCCTTCCTGAACTACATGGACCCCGCCTACGCGACCCTGCTGACCCGCAAGCCCGACGGCACCCTGGGCGCCGGCCTGGCCGACAAGTGGGGCTACGTCGGCAAGAAGAACACCAAGTTCGAACTGCACCTGCGCAAGGGCCTGAAGTTCGCCGACGGCACACCGCTCACCGCCGCCGACGTCGTCAACTCGTTCACGTACTTCCAGAAGGGCAGCGGACCCGCCGCCGCCTGGTTCCGTCCCCTGACGTTCGCCACGCCCGACAGCTCGACCGTCCTGATCACCAGCCCCACGCCCAACCCCGACATGGGCACCCTGTTCACTCCCCCGTATATGGGCGGCGCCATCATCAGCCCGGCCGGGCTGAAGGCCCCGAAGAAGCTGGCCTCCACGACCTTCGGCGCCGGACCCTACGTCTACAGCGCCCAGCAGTCCGTCTCCGGCGACCACTACGTCTACGTCCCGAACAAGAACTTCTACGACCAGTCCGCCATCCACTTCAAGAAGATCACCGTCCGGGTGATGCCCAACGTCAACTCCCAGGTGCAGGCCCTGAAGTCCGGGCAGATCGACCTCATGTACGGCACCCCGGACGTGGCGCCGACCGTCAAGGGCACCAAGGGGATCACCACGCTGCAGAAGCCCACCACCTGGGCGGGCCTGTTCCTCCTGGACCGTGAGGGCACCGTCGTCAAGGGGCTCGGCGACGAGCGGGTCCGGCAGGCGCTGAACTTCGCCGTCGACCGCTCCGCGATCACGAAGGCGGTCTACGGGGACTACGGAACCCCGGTCTCGCAGCCCCAGATGCCCGGCTACGACGGCTACAGCACCGCCGCCGCGGACATGTACCCCTACGACCCCGCCAAGGCCAAGAAGCTGCTGAAGGAGGCGGGGTATGCCAAGGGCCTGACCATCCCGGTGAACTACGGGTCGTTCGACCCCTCGACGGCCAAGATGGTCCAGGCCGTGCAGGGGCAGCTCGCCAAGGTGGGCGTCAAGCTGAAGCTGAGGGCCGCCACGAACTTCGGTGGCTGGATCAACGACCTGCTGACGAAGAAGTACGCCGCCACCGTCCTCTCGCCCGGCACGGGCGGCGAGCCCAACTTCTACGCACAGCAGCCGCCCTTCACCAAGACGGGCATCATGAACCTCTTCGGCGTGGCCGACCCCGAGGTGGAAGCCGCGTACGCCCGGCTCGCCGGATCGGACCCGAAGTCCAGCGCGGCTGCGTCCAAGGACCTCACCGACGTGATCGTGCGCAAGGCGCTCGCCCTGCCGATCTCCGGTACCGACACGATCGCCATGTACAACAGCAAGCTGCGCGGGGTGAAGTTCCCGGAGGGTGGCGCACAGCTGACCTCCAACACCCTGTGGACCACCCGCTGA
- a CDS encoding family 78 glycoside hydrolase catalytic domain, with protein sequence MKTSSPVPRHATDTTTSVTGLRTADDSGLVATPYPMPRLSWSLTGERPGILQHAYEIEVSADASFSDTTSSGNVESDTVTDHPWPAQPLNSRETRYWRVRVRTDLGWTEWSDAARVEAALLDDVDWAARPVHLPSDRGRSSPGPVPLLRREFHLPAEPVSARLYVTSLGVHRTTVNGRAVSEDLLEPGWTSYPNRLLYATYDVTGLLRTGANALSAAVGDGWYRGHLTWHKNRDVYGDTTALLAQLEVNLADGTRVTVTTDGHWKGGYGDLLAADLYDGCERDLRHEPEGWRLPGFVDTDWEPAATLPLPTGLTQRAHPPVRVVQVIRPERRTLPDGSIAVDAGENITGWLRLRVDGPKGSTVTVRHAEVLDGDGRLLTSILRGARATDQYTLAGGTAELTPEFTFHGFRYAEIGTSPDVTVEAIEVEVVASDLRRIGEFRCSDERVNTLYANVVRSQRGNFLAVPTDCPQRDERLGWTGDIMAFAPTACATFDSGSFLDSWLTDLRIEQRPDGAVPMVIPDVPLGELPPAELPFAGAAAGWGDAATVVPTALYEAYGRRDMLNRHYAAMRAWVEFTVDHLDEDGTWSGNAQLGDWLDPAAPPEDPARATTDSAYVATAFVAHSARLLADTARELGRLDDAVRYEALHGRTAEAAWRKWGDHARTTQTGCALALSFGIAPDTERADVGKALAGLVRANGGRIATGFLGTPFVLPALSGTGHTAEAYELLLNPECPGWLYQVARGATTMWERWDAIRPDGTIDVENAGTMLSFNHYAYGAVAAWLYRSVAGLRPTAPGYRTLDIAPRPGSTLTSAEASITTPYGTASVAWSISGDTLTVKAVLPPGTTGRFSPPEGWRCAEAVDGLASGSHLLSLRPVIGP encoded by the coding sequence ATGAAGACGTCGAGCCCTGTGCCACGCCACGCGACGGACACCACGACCTCGGTCACCGGCCTGCGGACCGCGGACGACTCCGGTCTCGTCGCCACCCCGTACCCCATGCCGCGCCTGTCGTGGTCACTGACCGGCGAACGGCCGGGCATCCTCCAACACGCCTACGAGATCGAGGTGTCGGCCGACGCGTCCTTCAGCGACACCACCTCCAGCGGAAACGTCGAGTCCGACACGGTGACCGACCACCCGTGGCCGGCGCAACCGCTGAACAGCCGCGAGACCCGGTACTGGCGTGTCCGTGTCCGCACCGACCTCGGGTGGACGGAATGGAGCGACGCCGCCCGGGTGGAGGCCGCGCTGCTCGACGACGTGGACTGGGCGGCCCGCCCCGTCCATCTGCCCAGTGACCGGGGCCGTTCCTCCCCCGGCCCCGTGCCGTTGCTCCGCCGGGAGTTCCACCTCCCGGCGGAGCCGGTATCCGCGCGCCTGTACGTCACCTCGCTCGGCGTGCACCGCACCACGGTCAACGGCCGTGCCGTCTCCGAGGACCTGCTGGAACCGGGCTGGACCAGCTACCCCAACCGGCTGCTCTACGCCACCTACGACGTCACCGGCCTGCTCCGCACCGGCGCGAACGCCCTCTCCGCGGCGGTCGGCGACGGCTGGTACCGCGGTCATCTCACCTGGCACAAGAACCGCGACGTCTACGGGGACACGACGGCGCTGCTCGCCCAGCTCGAAGTCAACCTGGCCGACGGGACCAGGGTCACGGTCACCACCGACGGCCACTGGAAGGGCGGTTACGGCGATCTGCTGGCGGCGGACCTGTACGACGGCTGCGAACGCGACCTCCGCCACGAGCCCGAAGGCTGGCGGCTGCCGGGCTTCGTCGACACCGACTGGGAACCCGCCGCCACACTCCCCCTGCCCACCGGGCTGACGCAGCGGGCCCACCCGCCCGTGCGGGTCGTCCAGGTCATCCGGCCGGAGCGGCGGACCCTGCCCGACGGCTCGATCGCCGTCGACGCGGGCGAGAACATCACCGGCTGGCTGAGACTCCGCGTCGACGGCCCGAAGGGAAGCACCGTCACCGTCCGGCATGCCGAGGTCCTCGACGGCGACGGCCGGCTGCTGACGAGCATCCTGCGCGGCGCCCGTGCCACCGACCAGTACACCCTGGCCGGCGGCACGGCCGAACTGACGCCGGAGTTCACCTTCCACGGCTTCCGGTACGCCGAGATCGGCACCTCACCGGACGTGACCGTCGAGGCGATCGAGGTCGAGGTCGTCGCCAGCGACCTGCGCCGCATCGGCGAGTTCCGCTGCTCCGACGAGCGCGTGAACACCCTGTACGCGAACGTCGTACGCTCCCAGCGCGGCAACTTCCTCGCCGTGCCGACCGACTGCCCGCAGCGGGACGAACGGCTCGGCTGGACCGGGGACATCATGGCCTTCGCCCCGACGGCGTGCGCCACGTTCGACAGCGGCTCCTTCCTCGACAGCTGGCTCACCGACCTCCGCATCGAGCAACGGCCGGACGGCGCGGTCCCGATGGTGATCCCCGATGTACCGCTCGGGGAACTGCCGCCGGCCGAGCTGCCGTTCGCCGGTGCCGCCGCGGGCTGGGGCGACGCCGCCACGGTCGTACCGACCGCCCTCTACGAGGCCTACGGCCGACGGGACATGCTGAACCGCCACTACGCGGCCATGCGCGCGTGGGTCGAGTTCACCGTCGACCACCTGGACGAGGACGGAACCTGGAGCGGCAACGCCCAACTCGGGGACTGGCTCGACCCCGCCGCGCCTCCGGAGGACCCGGCGCGCGCCACCACGGACTCCGCCTACGTCGCCACCGCCTTCGTCGCGCACAGCGCCCGCCTGCTCGCCGACACGGCCCGTGAGCTGGGCCGTCTCGACGACGCCGTGCGGTACGAGGCCCTGCACGGGCGTACCGCCGAGGCCGCCTGGCGCAAGTGGGGCGACCACGCCCGCACCACCCAGACGGGCTGCGCGCTGGCCCTGTCCTTCGGCATCGCGCCCGACACCGAGCGGGCCGACGTGGGCAAGGCCCTCGCCGGTCTGGTGCGCGCCAACGGCGGCCGTATCGCCACCGGCTTCCTGGGCACCCCGTTCGTACTGCCCGCCCTCAGCGGCACCGGCCACACGGCCGAGGCGTACGAGCTGCTGCTCAACCCCGAGTGCCCGGGCTGGCTCTACCAGGTGGCCCGGGGTGCCACCACCATGTGGGAGCGGTGGGACGCGATCCGCCCCGACGGCACCATCGATGTCGAGAACGCGGGCACGATGCTGTCGTTCAACCACTACGCCTACGGCGCGGTCGCCGCCTGGCTCTACCGATCCGTGGCCGGTCTACGGCCCACCGCGCCCGGCTACCGCACCCTCGACATCGCCCCACGCCCCGGCTCCACGCTCACCTCCGCCGAGGCCTCGATCACCACCCCGTACGGCACCGCGTCCGTCGCCTGGTCGATCAGCGGCGACACCCTCACGGTGAAGGCGGTACTGCCGCCCGGCACCACGGGACGCTTCAGCCCGCCCGAGGGCTGGCGCTGCGCGGAGGCCGTCGACGGGCTCGCATCCGGCAGCCACCTCCTGTCCCTGCGTCCGGTCATCGGTCCCTGA
- a CDS encoding alpha/beta hydrolase codes for MIRHHDFRHHGLTLRSTLHIPEGPADTRHPTVVFVHGFTSNRIELPNFVAMSRLLAANGIASVRFDLSGHGESDGDFFDVTITGEIAETRAILRTVRTLDFVDPDRIGLVGMSMGGVVAGITAAEETGIGALCLWSPAAVAPFEIGRGYLKGRRLAPEIEEKGYVDADGHRMSPALVEDIAGLDVYGRSGAYTGPVHILHGDKDDIAPLEYVRRYLEHYDGNAELEIVEGADHAWGTVPHRTTLHHSTLRFLRRHLQR; via the coding sequence TTGATCCGCCATCACGACTTCCGTCACCACGGTCTGACGCTGCGCTCCACACTGCACATCCCCGAAGGACCGGCGGACACCCGCCATCCGACCGTGGTGTTCGTCCACGGCTTCACCTCCAACCGGATCGAACTGCCGAACTTCGTCGCCATGTCCCGGCTGTTGGCCGCCAACGGCATCGCCTCGGTCCGGTTCGACCTCTCGGGCCACGGCGAGAGCGACGGCGACTTCTTCGACGTGACCATCACCGGCGAGATCGCCGAGACCCGCGCAATCCTGCGGACGGTCCGGACCCTCGACTTCGTCGACCCCGACCGCATCGGCCTGGTCGGCATGAGCATGGGAGGCGTGGTCGCCGGGATCACGGCCGCCGAGGAGACCGGGATCGGCGCGCTGTGCCTGTGGTCCCCGGCGGCGGTCGCCCCGTTCGAGATCGGCAGGGGCTATCTCAAGGGCCGCAGACTCGCCCCGGAGATCGAGGAGAAGGGCTATGTCGACGCCGACGGCCACCGGATGAGCCCCGCTCTCGTGGAGGACATAGCCGGCCTCGACGTCTACGGGAGGTCCGGCGCGTACACCGGGCCGGTCCACATCCTGCACGGCGACAAGGACGACATCGCACCCCTGGAGTACGTACGCCGCTACCTGGAGCACTACGACGGGAACGCGGAACTCGAGATCGTCGAAGGCGCGGACCACGCCTGGGGGACCGTCCCCCACCGGACCACGCTGCATCACTCCACGCTGCGATTCCTCCGGAGGCACCTCCAGCGATGA
- a CDS encoding ABC transporter permease, with protein sequence MLPIILRRLALSIPLLVIVSAITFLLESFVPGDPARTVLGINAPQEQYDALRAAMHLDQPVVVQYWLYLRDVLRGDLGSSLFSGESVLGLIGQRLPVTLALVIGGTVLATLVGVVLGVYSATRGRVSRRLFDIVSLLGSAVPNFWIALVLVAVFAVKFSLFPATGYTPFAESPGQWASGLVLPVISLAIGGVAFISKVTRDAMLSTLALDHIRTLRASGIRPSSIIWKHALRGCGLPVVTTIGLMMITFIPGTILVENVFTLPGLGTTVVDATNQHDLPVVQGLTITFTVMVIVVNLLVDILYSLLNPKVRTE encoded by the coding sequence ATGCTTCCCATCATTCTCCGCAGGCTGGCGCTGTCCATCCCGCTCCTTGTGATCGTCTCGGCGATCACCTTCCTCCTGGAATCGTTCGTGCCGGGAGATCCGGCACGAACGGTGCTCGGGATCAACGCTCCGCAGGAGCAGTACGACGCGCTCAGAGCCGCCATGCATCTCGACCAGCCGGTCGTCGTGCAGTACTGGCTCTATCTCCGCGACGTCCTGCGGGGCGATCTCGGCAGCTCGCTGTTCTCCGGTGAATCCGTGCTGGGGCTGATCGGGCAGCGCCTCCCGGTCACCCTGGCGCTGGTGATCGGAGGGACCGTGCTCGCGACCCTGGTCGGTGTCGTGCTCGGCGTGTACAGCGCGACGCGCGGCCGGGTCAGCCGCCGGCTGTTCGACATCGTGTCCCTGCTGGGCAGCGCGGTGCCCAACTTCTGGATCGCACTGGTGTTGGTCGCCGTGTTCGCCGTCAAGTTCTCGCTCTTCCCCGCCACCGGGTACACCCCGTTCGCCGAGTCGCCGGGGCAGTGGGCGTCCGGCCTGGTGCTGCCCGTGATCTCTCTCGCGATCGGCGGAGTCGCCTTCATCTCCAAGGTCACGCGCGACGCGATGCTGTCCACCCTCGCCCTCGACCACATCAGAACGCTGCGGGCCTCCGGCATCCGGCCCTCGTCGATCATCTGGAAGCACGCCCTGCGGGGCTGCGGACTGCCGGTGGTGACCACGATCGGCCTCATGATGATCACGTTCATCCCCGGCACGATCCTCGTCGAGAACGTCTTCACCCTGCCCGGTCTGGGCACCACGGTCGTGGACGCGACCAACCAGCACGATCTGCCGGTCGTGCAGGGCCTCACCATCACCTTCACGGTCATGGTCATCGTGGTGAACCTTCTCGTCGACATCCTCTACAGCCTCCTCAACCCGAAGGTACGTACGGAATGA
- a CDS encoding ABC transporter ATP-binding protein yields the protein MTGTPALQIDGLAVRYPGRGFRKPPTTVIEDVSFEVGHAETVALVGESGSGKTTIGRAVLGLTPVSGGRVLLDGRDITRLTGRARRLLSSDLQAIFQNPYGSLNPALPVGRTLAEPLLVGSARSPREVRDDIGDLLRRVGLPEDAADRYPAQFSGGQRQRIAIARAVARKPKLIICDEPTSALDVTTQAAALNLLSELQDTLGCAYLFITHDLAVVKEFAARTLVLQHGRIVEEGGSVDVCDRPRHEYTRRLVAAAPVPDPDLQRTRRRQRLEVKATA from the coding sequence GTGACCGGAACACCCGCACTCCAGATAGACGGCCTCGCGGTCCGCTACCCGGGCCGTGGCTTCCGCAAGCCCCCGACCACCGTCATCGAGGACGTGTCGTTCGAGGTCGGGCACGCCGAGACGGTCGCCCTCGTGGGCGAGTCCGGCTCGGGAAAGACCACCATCGGCAGAGCGGTCCTGGGACTCACCCCGGTCAGCGGCGGACGGGTCCTGCTCGACGGGCGGGACATCACCCGCCTCACCGGCCGGGCCCGTCGGCTGCTGTCCTCCGATCTCCAGGCGATCTTCCAGAATCCGTACGGGTCGCTCAACCCGGCGCTGCCCGTGGGCCGGACGCTGGCCGAGCCCCTGCTCGTCGGTTCGGCCCGCTCGCCCCGCGAGGTCCGTGACGACATCGGGGATCTGCTCCGCCGCGTCGGGCTGCCGGAGGACGCGGCCGACCGCTACCCGGCACAGTTCAGCGGAGGCCAGCGCCAGCGCATCGCCATCGCCCGGGCGGTGGCCCGCAAGCCGAAGCTCATCATCTGCGACGAGCCGACCAGTGCCCTCGACGTCACCACCCAGGCCGCCGCGCTGAACCTCCTCTCCGAGCTCCAGGACACACTCGGGTGCGCGTACCTGTTCATCACTCACGACCTCGCGGTCGTCAAGGAGTTCGCGGCCCGCACCCTGGTCCTGCAACACGGACGCATCGTGGAGGAGGGAGGCAGCGTCGACGTGTGCGACCGGCCGCGGCACGAGTACACCCGGCGCCTGGTGGCGGCCGCCCCCGTCCCCGACCCGGACCTGCAACGCACGCGCCGCCGACAGCGGTTGGAGGTGAAGGCGACCGCATGA
- a CDS encoding LacI family DNA-binding transcriptional regulator: MTSADVAREAGVSRATVSFVLNNTQHQKITDATRQRVLAAAQKLGYAPSAAARTLRYGRSDVVLGLLPDWPLGHATGRLVQELTLAFAKRNLTFVVHSGIRGARSLGEIWKALTPAAVLAFAPFSDSDATAMRAAGIEVIAALYDDKGIGADEGITNANAIGAAQARHLAASHRRLGYAYPDDERVAVFAGPRLEGVRKVCAELGLPAPDVRTVPLTPDAAADAVRSWRAADPPVTGICAFNDDVAMSVLAGLRRLGLEAPRDMAVVGVDNTPAAAVSSPPLTSVVQDLPGIAELYADSVRAALDSAEATGNQVQPHIRLEVRESA; encoded by the coding sequence GTGACAAGTGCGGACGTGGCCCGCGAGGCCGGTGTGTCGCGGGCGACGGTGAGCTTCGTCCTCAACAACACCCAGCATCAGAAGATCACCGACGCGACACGTCAGCGGGTGCTGGCGGCGGCCCAGAAGCTCGGCTACGCCCCGTCGGCCGCGGCGCGGACCCTTCGGTACGGACGTTCCGACGTGGTGCTCGGCCTGCTGCCCGACTGGCCGCTCGGCCACGCGACGGGCCGCCTCGTCCAGGAGCTGACGCTTGCGTTCGCGAAGCGCAATCTCACCTTCGTCGTCCACTCCGGCATCCGGGGCGCCCGCTCGCTGGGCGAGATCTGGAAGGCCCTCACGCCGGCCGCCGTGCTGGCCTTCGCGCCGTTCTCCGACTCCGACGCCACGGCGATGCGGGCCGCCGGCATCGAGGTGATCGCCGCCCTGTACGACGACAAGGGGATCGGGGCGGACGAGGGCATCACCAACGCGAACGCGATCGGTGCCGCTCAGGCCCGCCACCTGGCCGCCTCCCACCGGCGACTGGGATACGCGTACCCCGACGACGAGCGGGTCGCCGTCTTCGCCGGACCGCGCCTCGAGGGTGTCCGCAAGGTCTGCGCCGAGCTGGGACTGCCCGCTCCCGATGTCCGGACCGTCCCCCTGACACCGGACGCCGCGGCCGACGCGGTACGGTCCTGGCGCGCCGCCGATCCCCCGGTGACCGGCATCTGCGCGTTCAACGACGACGTGGCCATGAGCGTGCTGGCCGGGCTGCGCCGGCTCGGCCTCGAAGCCCCTCGGGACATGGCGGTGGTCGGAGTCGACAACACCCCTGCCGCGGCGGTGTCCAGCCCTCCGCTGACCAGCGTCGTCCAGGACCTCCCCGGAATCGCCGAGCTGTACGCGGACTCGGTGCGGGCCGCGCTCGACAGCGCGGAAGCCACCGGAAACCAGGTGCAGCCGCACATCCGGCTGGAGGTACGCGAGTCGGCGTGA
- a CDS encoding dipeptide/oligopeptide/nickel ABC transporter permease/ATP-binding protein, producing the protein MTTVEAPLKARSRARINPFAGIWRRPVAAASLVVVVGITVAVVLAPLLAPHPPLAQDLLHTLSGPSADHPLGTDVLGRDVLSRLLHGGRPTLIGVGVAVLVYAVVGMSLGVLAGYLRGWTDRVIVALLDVMLSVPAVIITLAVLAIFYQSNVAAMLTLGFFASAGLARIIRSSCIALREELFVDAARVSGLGPARIMARHILPRLTGQLLVPIFLFSGNALAIQTGLGFLGLATPAPAPSWGGMVGEAAQIMQQDPYLLFVSGGVIGLMSLSFGLVGDGLRDLEQDRRQATGGRSRRPVPAAASQTAAEPSDTSLDGAVLAVRDYSIAFATAQGPRDVVDSISFTVRPGEIFGLVGESGSGKTVTGLSLLGLLPPNGAVTSGAAWLAGTRISGLPERELQRIRGSEIALVSQEPMVALDPYFTIGSQLAEVIRRIDAGRGGKDAVQQRIRELLTSVHLRDPDDIARRHPHELSGGMLQRVVIAMALAGSPKVLIADEPTTALDVTVQAGILDLLRSLRDEHGMAIILITHDLGVVADSCDRAIVMEHGRIVEEGSVEDIFYRPRHPYTKKLIESTPSIARTEGRIT; encoded by the coding sequence ATGACCACTGTCGAGGCGCCTTTGAAGGCGCGATCGCGGGCGCGGATCAACCCGTTCGCCGGGATATGGCGCCGTCCCGTCGCCGCCGCATCGCTCGTCGTGGTCGTCGGTATCACCGTCGCGGTGGTGCTCGCCCCGCTCCTGGCACCGCACCCGCCGCTGGCGCAGGACCTGCTCCACACGCTGTCCGGTCCGTCGGCGGACCATCCGCTGGGCACCGACGTCCTCGGCCGCGACGTGCTGAGCCGACTGCTCCACGGCGGACGGCCCACCCTGATCGGGGTGGGGGTGGCCGTACTCGTCTACGCCGTCGTCGGCATGTCGCTGGGCGTGCTGGCCGGCTACCTGCGCGGCTGGACCGACCGGGTCATCGTCGCCCTGCTGGACGTCATGCTCTCGGTCCCCGCGGTCATCATCACGCTCGCCGTCCTCGCCATCTTCTACCAGAGCAACGTCGCCGCCATGCTCACGCTCGGCTTCTTCGCCTCCGCGGGCCTCGCCCGGATCATCCGCAGCTCATGCATCGCGCTGCGCGAGGAGCTGTTCGTGGACGCCGCCAGGGTGTCCGGGCTCGGCCCGGCACGGATCATGGCCCGCCACATCCTCCCCCGGCTGACAGGGCAGTTGCTGGTCCCGATCTTCCTCTTCTCGGGCAACGCCCTCGCCATCCAGACCGGCCTCGGATTCCTCGGACTGGCCACTCCCGCGCCCGCCCCCAGCTGGGGCGGCATGGTCGGGGAGGCCGCGCAGATCATGCAGCAGGACCCCTACCTGCTGTTCGTCTCCGGTGGCGTGATCGGCCTCATGTCCCTCTCCTTCGGGCTGGTCGGCGACGGACTGCGCGACCTCGAACAGGACCGGCGGCAGGCAACGGGCGGCCGGTCGCGACGGCCGGTTCCCGCGGCGGCCTCCCAGACCGCCGCCGAGCCGTCGGACACATCGCTGGACGGGGCGGTGCTCGCCGTGCGCGACTACTCGATCGCCTTCGCCACCGCGCAGGGGCCACGCGACGTCGTCGACTCCATCAGCTTCACGGTCCGCCCCGGTGAGATCTTCGGACTCGTCGGCGAATCCGGCAGCGGAAAGACGGTGACGGGACTGTCCCTGCTCGGGCTCCTCCCGCCCAACGGGGCGGTGACGAGCGGCGCGGCCTGGCTGGCCGGCACCCGCATCAGCGGCCTGCCGGAACGCGAGTTGCAGCGCATCCGCGGCAGCGAGATCGCTCTCGTCTCGCAGGAACCCATGGTGGCGCTCGACCCGTACTTCACCATCGGCTCCCAGCTGGCCGAGGTCATCCGGCGCATCGACGCCGGGCGCGGCGGGAAGGACGCCGTACAACAGCGGATCCGCGAGCTGCTGACCAGCGTCCACCTGCGCGATCCGGACGACATCGCGCGCCGGCACCCGCACGAACTGTCCGGCGGCATGCTCCAGCGCGTCGTCATCGCCATGGCGCTGGCCGGGTCTCCGAAGGTGCTGATCGCCGACGAACCCACCACGGCACTGGACGTCACCGTGCAGGCGGGAATCCTGGACCTGCTGCGGTCGCTGCGCGACGAACACGGCATGGCGATCATCCTGATCACCCACGACCTGGGCGTGGTGGCCGACAGCTGCGACCGCGCGATCGTGATGGAGCACGGCCGGATCGTGGAGGAGGGCTCGGTCGAGGACATCTTCTACCGGCCCCGGCACCCGTACACGAAGAAGCTCATCGAGAGCACACCCAGCATCGCTCGTACGGAGGGCAGGATCACGTGA
- a CDS encoding alpha/beta hydrolase: MPLDPYLAERLHLLAGITFADLADPDAQSRFGAFMRDPAQWVHPDVTVANREIAGPHGPVPVRTYTPPRPGSAAVLWAHGGGFLGGDLDMPEAHVVAAELAARTGAVVVCVDYRLAVGGVRHPVPVDDVCAAWRWLRTELAADADAVALGGASAGAALALATALRDREEGRRPADLLLLAYPFAHFPVPALDSTMAAEMAALPPTMRFTTADVEFMVENYVGRLTDLPRDALPGAAPLHGLPPVHLLVSEYDDLRPSAELLARQLTASQVEVRTYLAAGMPHGHLNRTPALTEVDRSLDFFADALR, from the coding sequence ATGCCCCTCGACCCCTATCTCGCGGAGAGGCTGCACCTCCTCGCGGGCATCACGTTCGCGGATCTCGCGGACCCGGACGCGCAGTCCAGGTTCGGCGCGTTCATGCGGGATCCGGCGCAGTGGGTGCACCCCGATGTCACGGTCGCGAACCGCGAGATAGCCGGCCCTCACGGCCCGGTACCGGTCAGGACGTACACCCCGCCGCGCCCCGGTTCCGCGGCAGTCCTGTGGGCGCACGGCGGCGGCTTCCTCGGCGGCGACCTCGACATGCCCGAGGCACACGTCGTCGCGGCCGAACTGGCCGCGCGGACCGGGGCCGTGGTGGTCTGCGTCGACTACCGGCTGGCGGTCGGCGGCGTTCGCCACCCGGTCCCGGTGGACGACGTGTGCGCCGCGTGGCGGTGGCTGAGGACCGAACTGGCCGCCGACGCCGATGCCGTGGCCCTCGGCGGGGCGAGCGCGGGCGCGGCGCTGGCCCTCGCCACGGCCCTGCGGGACCGGGAGGAGGGACGGCGACCGGCCGATCTCCTGCTGCTCGCCTACCCGTTCGCGCACTTCCCCGTCCCGGCCCTGGACAGCACCATGGCGGCCGAGATGGCGGCCCTCCCCCCGACGATGCGGTTCACCACGGCGGACGTCGAGTTCATGGTGGAGAACTATGTCGGCCGGCTCACCGACCTCCCACGCGACGCACTGCCGGGCGCGGCCCCGCTGCACGGCCTCCCGCCCGTTCACCTGCTGGTCTCCGAGTACGACGACCTCCGGCCGTCGGCGGAGCTCCTGGCGCGGCAGTTGACCGCGTCCCAGGTCGAGGTCAGGACCTACCTGGCCGCCGGCATGCCGCACGGCCACCTCAACCGGACCCCGGCTCTCACCGAGGTCGACCGGTCACTCGACTTCTTCGCCGACGCACTGCGATGA